The DNA window TTTCTCACTTTCACCGACCCATTTTGATATCAGCTCAGGACCTCTAATTGCTATAAAGTTAGCCTCACTTTCAGTGGCAACAGCCTTTGCAAGAAGAGTCTTTCCACACCCTGGCGGTCCAAAGAGAAGAATTCCTTTTGGCCCTTCAACATTTATTTTTTTGAATACGTCGGGATATTTTAGTGGCCACTCCACAGCTTCCTGTAATCTCTGTTTTACTTCTTTTAAGCCTCCGACATCACTCCATTTTATTGTTGGCACTTCAACTAAAGCTTCCCTCATTGCAGATGGCTCAACTTCTAAAAAAGCTAGATCGAAATCATTCTTTGTCACTTCAAGCCTGTTTAGAATTTCAGGAGAAATTTCAATGTCACCCCCACTGAGATCTGGGAGCACTCTTCTAATAGCCTTCATACCTGCTTCTTTACACAAGGCTTCAAGATCTGCGCCACTGTAACCATGGGTTTTTGACGCATAATATGATATATTTACATCTTGAGTTATTGGCATACCTCTAGTATGAACCTGGAGAATTTCCTTTCGGTCATTTATATCTGGAACACCAATTTCGATTTCCCTGTCAAATCTCCCTGGTCTCCTCAATGCCGGGTCAATAGTATCTGGCAAGTTTGTCGCTGCGATTACCACTACCTTGCCTCTTGTCTTAAGTCCATCCATTAATGTCAGAAGCTGAGAAACTACCCTTCTTTCAACTTCCCCTTTAGATTCTTCTCTTTTTGGGGCAATTGCATCGATCTCATCTATGAATATTATGGCCGGCGAATTTTCACTAGCATCTTCAAAGACCTTCCTAAGATTCTCTTCAGATTCGCCATAGTATTTACTCATTATTTCCGGACCATTAATAGAGGTGAAGTAAGCGTTGATCTCATTTGCAAGTGCCTTTGCTAGGAGAGTTTTACCTGTTCCAGGAGGGCCGTAAAGTAAAACTCCTTTTGGGGGGTCGATACCTAGTTTCGAAAAAACCTCTGGATGCTTCATGGGCATCTCAATCATTTCTCTAACTTTTTGGATTTCATCCCTAAGACCGCCTATGTCCTCATATGTGACATCAGGCATTTTTGATATCTCAGATTCTGACACAGGTTTAGAGGATATTATTATTTTTGTTGAAGGAATTACCTTTAGAATACCACGAGGATTTGTTTTTGTAACAACAAATGGAAGGCTTCTGTTAAAGATTTCAAATACAAAAACATTATTTTGAACAATCGGGATATCTGAGAACTTTTCTTTGAAATATGGTGTAAGGTCACCTGAAAATTGCATATCAGCCTGCATTGGGGCAAGAGTAATCGCTTTTGCATCCTTAACTTCTGCTCTTGAAATACTAACTCTATCTCCGAGTAATGCCCCAGAGTTCTTCCTGAGTATGCTGTCCATTCTAATTATTCCAGAACCCTCTTGGGTATCAGGCAGGGCCTTTGCAGCTGTTATTTTTTCTCCTTTAATTTTAACAATCTCGCCGTAATTAAGATACATCTTTCTCATTGCATCGGGGTCAATTCGTACAATACCCTTACCCACATCAAGCTTTTCTGCGCTCCCTACAACAAGATCCATTTCATTATTTTCTTTCATTTTACATACCTCATTAATATATTAACATTAAGTTAACCTAATATTAAGTGAAAGTAACTATTTATAAATTTAACGGTTAAGAAAATAAAAACTATTTATCAGGAAAACAGCTATTCATCGTAGTCTTCAATCTTTTTGGCAAAATCATTAGTATTGTAGGATCGTGGACTATCATCTGCTTCAAATGATGAGCTATCTATATCTACGTGTGAAGGTCTTTTTCTATTAATTCTATTTTTAAAAAAATCGTCACTGTCGTTTCGTCTTATTTCGAAAAGATCACTTTCATTAAATACTTTTTTTTCGATCTCTTCTATCTCTGCATAGATAATATCAAGATTATGTTTGATTCGTCTGATTGACTCCTTTAGAGTTTCAACTTCATAGACGCCTTTCTTCTTGTCTTCATCGAAAAGGAAGTTCATAAAGTCACCAATAGAGCTTCTAAACTTGAATTTAAATATATATTGCTAAGAACTAAAACTTTTTAATTCATATGGGCATATAACTTAAATGAAAAAAGATATTTCAGCTCTTGATATTCTAGCTATGCCTGTAATTCTATTTCATACTATTCTTCTCATATTGAACGTTTCCCACCTTCCTGCAGATCAGAAAGATTGGTCATATCGCCTGATGAAAAAGGAAAGAAGATACTTGAGAGTTCATCTATAATCTTGAGAAATAAATCCCAGAATATTTACTATGTCGAAGGCCAAGAAATGGCAAGAGTTAAAGAAAAACTATTGGCGTTGGCCCAATTATACGAGAGGGGGATATTGGAGGGGCTCTAATAATTCTAGAGGGCATATGATCACATCCAACCTTTTCTTTTAAAGTAGTAAATCATTGACAATCCAATTGTAAACATTATTAGAAGTACAGAATAATATCCATAAGGCGACTTTAATTCAGGCATAAAATCAAAGTTCATCCCATATATACCTGTTATTAGGGTCAAGGGCATCATTATTGTTGCAATTATCGTCAAGACTTTCATTATCTCATTTAATTTGTTTGAGGTATAGGATAGATAAGTGTCCTGTATTCCTATTAGTGAGTCTCTCATTGAATCAAGCGAATCAAAGATACTTATGATGCTATCGTAATTGTCTCGGAAATAGATTTTAGTTTCATCCGAAACAAACATGGATTCTTTTCTTAATAGGCCCAATAGCTCTTCTCTCTCTGAAACAACTATCCTTTTGAAAAGAGAAACATCCCTCTTAAGTTCAATGACCTTCATTATGCACTCCTTGTCTCCTTCATTGAATAGTTTATCTTCAGTTTCCTCTAAAGTCAAATCAAGCTTATCAAGAATTAAAAAATAGGAATCTATAATCCTGTCCATTATAACGTGTAATAGAAAGTCCGGCCCTTTGTTCAGTATTTTTAATAAAGCTTTCTCGTCATTTTTTATTTTTTCTAGGATTTTAATCTCTTTTCTTAAGTCCTTTGTTATTATGTAATTATTGCCGATGACAATGTCATATTCATATTTGTTAATCCGTATATCCATGAATAGATTATAGAGGACAATGAAATTATAGTTTTCAAAAACTTCTATCTTTACCCTTGTCCCTTCATCCCTTAAGTCTTCTAAAGTAACGGGGTGCAAGTCAAATATATCCCCTAGATATGAGATTTCTTCATTAGTTGAATCAACTAGGTCGATCCATAATCCTATACCCTTGCCAACTAAATCTTTTAGTTTATCTGCAGATACTATTTCTCTTTGTATGCCCTCTTCAAGATAAAACACTTCAAACATTACTCTGTATTACGGGCAAGATGTTTAAATTAGTTATTATTCAAAACTCACCTTCAAGCTTCAAAATAACTCTCCTAAAAATACCTTTTAGAGTATAAACTTCCCTCTGGGTATTAAATCCTCTTGCTAAAACATGCTTAAAGACCGTCAAAGCATTGTCTCTTCTATATTCCCGCTCCTCTACACGAGTTAGTATCTTTTTGAAATCTTCAATCAATAGATCTTTTTCTATTATCTCTTTTCCTTGAAGCGGGTCTGTTTTTATAGAGCATTTCACTTTGAATATTTCATAGAGTATTATGCCAAGTGCGTGAGAAACGTTCATTGTTGGATATCTTTTATCTGTCGGGATTGTAGTCATTGTATCACACATTTCAACTTCTTCATTTCTAAGACCACTACTTTCCCTACCTATGACTATACCTATTCTAAACTCGTCTGCTATTTTCTTGGCAAGGCTTTCAACAGGAGTATAATTTCTTAGCACGCCTCCACTTGTATTTGCACTTGTCGCAACTGACACATCAACAAATTTTAAGGCCTCCTCTAAACTTCCCGTAATCGTTGCAGATTTTAATATATCTTCAGCATGGACCGCTAATTTGTATGCCTCTCCATCTATCTCAACCGGATTGACTAAAATAAGATGGTAAAAACCAAAATTTTTCATAACCCTTGCAACGCTCCCGATGTTACCTGAAGACTCGGGCTCTACAAAAATTATATAAAACATCAAGTGAAGAGATATTAACGGAAAGATAAAGTTTTGGGTGCATGCATGGAAACATCCCTGGGAGTCGACATAATCTCCCGCGACCCAAGAATTTATGCTATGGTCATAATTTCTAGGGAAGGAAATAGATTCACAACTGTTTTGAAGGAAAGTGGGTCAAGGCTTAAACTTTTGAAACTGATAAAAAACTACTCGCCCCTCTACATGGGAATCGATTCTACCGAAGAATTCACTAAAAATGACCTGGAAAAACTTTCAAAATATGTTCCAATAGTACAAGTTACTGGTAAGTTTGGAGATTTTACATCTTTACCCATACTTGCAAAAAGGCACAGGATTACCCTAAATCCAAAAAATCCCTTTGATGAAGCATATGCACTTTCTAGATTGCCATTTGAAGGGGTCGGTTACAAATTAAAGATGTATGAAGATGAAACTGAAATATTAGTATCAAGTGGCAGAAGCCTTGGGAGGGGGGGATATTCTCAAGGCAGATACCAGAGAAGAACCTTTGCCCTTATTAAATATAAAGTGAGAGACATCGAAAAGGAACTTTCAAACGAAGGATTTAACTTTGATGTTGATATAGTGGAACGAGAAGGAGGTTTTTCAAAAGGCACCTTCAAAGTCTACTCAAACTTCGAAAATATTCCAATCAAGAGCAGCAGGGGCGATATAAGGATAGAGGTAAGACCACTTAAAAAGAGCTCTATTGAGTATGAAGCACTTGAAAAAAAAGTTGAAGGTTCCAATATTAAAGACAAGTATGTAATTGTGGGGGTAGACCCTGGAACAACAGTTGGCTTGTCTGTCCTTGACCTAGAAGGAAATGTTATTGCAATCACATCAAAGAGAAGTTTTTCAATGTCAAATGTCAAGGAAGAAATAAGAAAGTACGGTTATCCTTTGATATTTGCATCTGATGTAAATCCGCCTTCGGGATTTATTGAAAAAATGAGTACCTCTTTTGATTCTATTCTTTATGTCCCATCAATATCAATTCCTATCAAAGAAAAAAATGAGCTATCAAAGGGTCATGAAGCAACAAATGCCCACGAAAGGGACGCCCTTTCAGGGGCTCTAAAAGCCTATTTGCACTACAAGAACAAATTTACTCAGATAAAATCTAAGATACCTCCTGAACTTTCGCCATATAGCTCAAGGATAATAGGTGAAGTCATTAAAGGCATGCCAATAAAAGATGCATTTGAAAAAGTCAAAGACGATATGGCAGAAAAGCAAGACGAAGTGAAGATTGAGCAAAGAAATCCAGAAGAAGTAATACTCGAGCAGTCAAAAATAATTGATAATTACAAAGAAAAACAGAGCACCCTACGAAAAGATTTTGAAAAATTAGAAGCTGAGAACATTGATCTAAAGAATAAACTTCAAGAAAAAGACTCAGCAATAATATCTCTTGAAAGAAAACTTTTTGATATACTAGGCAGCCAAAAAAAAGAAGCGTTGAAGGATAACGTCATAAAAACTAAGAATTTTGAGATTACTTCATTAAGAAAAGCTGTTGAAGTATTAAAAAGTAGGGTAAATATTTTGACTGAGGAAAACAAGAGATTGAAGGAATTAAAACCTCTAATGGAGTCAGAGGACATAATTATCGGTAAAGTCTTGTCTATTTTTTCTATTGACGGTATTAGAAATCTTGTGAAAAATCAAGATCTTATGGAAGAGGATGTCGTTTACCTAAAGGATGCCACAGGAGGAGGCGCTGAAGCTGCAAAGATGTTATCAGAGATTAAAATCAAAGCTGTTTTGATCTCAGGTAAGATATCTCACCAGGCCCAGGAGGAGTTTATCGTTGGTGAAATTCCAATAATAGATTCGAAAGATATAAAAATGGAGGCAATTTCGAAGTTCGTTATACTCGATAAAGAAAGCTTTGATTTAGTCTATAAAAGGGAAAAAGAAATATTAATGGCCTTTAAAAAAGAAAGAGAGTCAAATAAACTTCTTAAAGTTATTGAAGACTACAAAGAACAAAGAAAATCAGATTATAAGGCTTAATTTGAATTATTACTTATACCAAAAGCTATATAAATGTTACGGTTGCTTTAAATAATATGGAAAAAACTGAGACACAGAAAGTTCATGCTTGCCCAGAGTGCGGGAGTCATAAACTTATCCGGGACTATTCTAGAGCAGAAGTTACATGCGACGAATGCGGTCTTGTAATTTCAGAGGATATTATTGATACGGGTCCTGAATGGAGAGCTTTTGACCATGAACAAGGAGAGAAAAGAGGTAGGGTAGGAGCACCAATGACCTACACTATCCATGATAAGGGTCTTTCCACCATGATTGACTGGAAAAACAAAGATATCCACGGTAGGGATATCAGTGCCGGCAGGAGAGCCCAGATATATAGAATGAGAAAATGGCATAAACGAATTAAAGTTGCAGATGCCAAAGATAGAAATTTAGCTTTCGCTTTAACTGAACTTGATAGACTCTCTTCTCACTTGCACCTACCAAGAAATATTAGAGAAGGTGCAGCAATGGTTTACCGAAAAGCAGTTGATAAGAGACTTATTAGAGGTAGATCAATAGAGTCAGTGACATCCGCATGTATTTACATTGCTTGCAGGGAATATAAAGTACCTAGAACTTTGGATGAAATTGTAGAGCATTCTAGAGTAGACAAAAAAGAGATAGGCAGAAGCTACAGATTTATAACAAGAGAACTTGAGATAAAACTTTATCCAACAAGCCCGGTGGACTATATCCCAAGATTTGCCACCGAGTTAGGACTTTCAGGAAAGGTCCAGAGAAAAGCCCAGGATATCTTAGAAGGCGCAATAAAAGTCGGTCTTACATCAGGAAGAGGCCCAACAGGCGTCTGTGCAGCAGCGATATACCTTGCAGCCATAATGGAGGGTGAAAGAAGGACCCAAAAGGCTGTTTCAGAGGTTGCAAAGGTCACAGAAGTAACTGTTAGGAATAGATATAAAGAAATTATAGAGAAATTGGGTATTGATGTTAAGATTTAAAACATAAATCTTTATATAGTGGTAAGGCCACTGTATGTATGCGCTGGCGATAACCTATGAATGATGAAGAAATGGATATTTTTTGGAGGCTGAAGCGTTTAGAGGAAAAGAAAAAGCTAATTCAAGAGCGATTTACAAACAATAGTGAACCTGTAAAGCATTCTGCACCCAGAAAATCAGCAAGTAATGATAGAACATCAAGTTATTCTATACCAGAGATTCGTTCTAATACTTTTTATCAAGCTTATAAAGAAAAACATGACCGAGTTTTAAGGAGACGTCCAGATCCTGACCCGGTCAATGAAGTATCTCAGAAAGTACCTGTAACTGAGAAACAAAGAACGACGAACATTGATAATAAAAATAGAAAAAACTTTACTTTGAAACCTGATATAAACTGGTTTAAAGTTTCTGTTGTTCTCTCTCTTCTTCTCTCAGTTGTTGTAGTGACTTCTTTTTCACTTTATGGTGCTAATAGGCAAATAGACACAAATCTAGGCACAAAAGAATCTTACATATTTGAACTTGAAAAGCAGAATCAGACGCTTTTAAAGGAAAATTTAACGCTAAAGGAATTAAACGACAGCCTTAACCTGAGAAATGATATGTTAAGAGACCAGTTAGTAGAAGCAAGAAACTCTATGTATAAACTTCAGAGCACTTACCAAAACCAATTGATTAATGAAGAGTATGCCATGTTCCTGGCCCTAGAATTTGTAAATAATCAGGCAAGTAAGAACCTACCTGTAGAGTGTGGAACAACAACTCCTCAAGTTGTAAGGGTATACTACGAAAAGGCAACTATTAACAAAATCAATAAAACTTTTGAAATAACTATGCCATGTGACCTAAAATATCAATCTGTTACAAGATACAATTGCTACATAGAAATGGATGAGTCAGGGAATATAATCCACTGGAACTGGCAAAAACCTTCTTAACAAGAATCCGATATTATCTCAAAATCTGATTCTCCATATTTCAGATTTTTTAATTCTTCCTCTGTGAGTGATTCCTTTATGGCCTTATCAGATGCAATCGCACTGTAACCCAGAGGATCTTCTAATATTATACAGACAGTTTCTTCGCCTTCAATTAGCTTATTTATTCTATCAATTAGTTCTTGGCCGTTCTTTTTTTCTTCATCTTGCCCCATCTTCATGCCCATACTGATAACCTTTGATATTCTGGAAAGAAGTCCCTCCACGTTACTTATATAGCCCTCAGATAAAGGTCCAGGTTCAACGATTACACCAAGTTCAGGGATCTTGATGGTGCAGGTGCTAGATTTGACAATTCTTATACTCACATCACATGCAGATTCAACATTTAAAGAATATCTTGATGGTTCTTTCAACTCTATGGGCATAATGTCTGCTCTTCTGTAACCACAGTTACTACAAAGAATAGTAAAATCTAGAACTTCTCCAAAATAGGGGATAGAAATAACAGTATTGTTAACCCTAAGAGTCTTCTTATTGCACGACGGACAATAATCGCATTCTACGTTCTCATTATTCATGTGATCTTACAATCTTGACAGATGCAGGGGCTATTAAAATCTTTCGCTCACTAATGCCAGCTATATCCCCGCCAATACCTCTTAGGATTCCTTTGATCTGATCAACGGCCCTCTTAAGTTCAAGCGGTTCCCTTTCTGCCAAAAGACCGATATCAACTATTAGAATATGTCCCTCTGAGAGTTGTTTAGAAATATCCCTTATATCCCCAAGGCCTCTTAGCTTCAAAGATTTTACATAAACGACTCCATAATCCATGAAATCGTTTCTCTTAAGTACCTCTTCTTCGTAAGGAATTGATTCTACTTCTCTAATAGCCCTAGGTGACTCTGACTTTTCGCCTTCAGCCCATGATTCGTCTTCCGCATACTCATCGTCTTGATAATATTCTTCAGGATAGTAGTTTTCATCGTACTCGCCGTAGTCCTGACTATCGTCCCTACCAAACAGTTTATTGAGTCTTCTCATAACACCATCTCCTTCTGGAGCCCATATTAATCATTAATATTAACGCTAGCTATTAATATGTAACTAACCCTTTTTATAGTTTTCGCTTACAACAGCAGTTAAAAAAGTTTAACTATTGTTAAACAATAGTTATTATCTATTTTTTTTCTAATTTTTTTGATTGTGTGTATGCACATTTCCCACATACAAATCTGTCCTTGTGGTCGGCCATAAATGTGCCAGGACCGCATCTGGGGCAGTAAGGGTTCTTCTTAATTACTTTGTCTCCTTCAACAGTGTACATTGATGGCATTAATTTTCCTCCTTCTCCACAATCAAGCCGTTTCTTTTCAATATATGTTTCTGTTCGACCTTCATCAGAGTTTTCGTGTCACTGTATACGAATATCTTAGCAACGGATTCTTCCTTACCATATCCAGTTTCAATGGATCTTACTACAAAGGAATCCATTTTGAAGCTCTTTAAAGCAGACAACTTATCTCTAACTTCTGATACCTTAGGAGTTCCACCATCATGAATTACCTTAACTTCTAATTCTTTTCTGTTGAATAGTGGGTTTTCTCTCTCGTTTACGATCGTTAATTCCATAGATCTCCCTCCATCTCATTCAAATATCCTGATATCTCCTTTTTTTTATTTTCTGTTACTTCAATAATCACAACTCCCCTCTCGGGCTGACCATAAAGTACTACAGTATCCCCATCTCCGTGGAGAACTGCAGGCATAACTGCCAAATCTTCTTCTCCCTCTACCAATATTTTTTTAAACCTTTTGGTCCTGTCCTTAAAAAATCTCTCAATAGCCACCCAAAGCTCTCCTGTAATCTCTGATTGAGGATTTTCAACTGTAACTGTGTTATCACACTCAATACAATCGTCTATTTCGGCTCTTAAGTTCCTTCCATCAACAATTACAAGCTCTGGAATAAATCCGTGATCAATAAGATTGTGAGAAATAACGTCCCCGACGGATATTACTCTCTTATCTTGTATCAAGGGCAAGACTTTATCTATAACAGATTCAGTATCGCCTTCAATAAGAAGTCCCATAGGAGATTTTAGTTTCAATCTCAATTCTTCTGTGAGAACAAGAGCCATCTCTATGCTTCATCCCCTAACCTTTAGGGCATAGGCACCAGGAACATTGACTCCAATGGTCTTGGCTATCTTTGATTTTTCTGGATCAATTATTACGACAATGCCGCTCCAGTTGTCAGTAGTTTTGTCATCCTTGCACACTGGGCACATGCTTTCATTTAGAATTCTCTGGCATTTCTGACACGCTACTCTCATTTTATCCCTCTTTCTTTTCCTCTGCTATCCATTCAAACTTTCCTAGGTAAGGCTGTCTCATTGTAAGCCCAATCTTTGCAGAACCCCTCTTTAGGGAAAGTGTTACAATCCTTCCCCGTATCTTGTCGCCTGTCTTTAGGATCCTTCCACTTTCTTTACCTGAAAGAGTATTATTTTTCTTATCGTAATTTATGAAATCGTTTGTAAGCTGAGATACGTGGACAAGCCCATCTATGGGCCCAAGCCTTACAAAAGCTCCAAACTCAGTTACTTCTTCAACTTCTCCTTCAATAACTTCGTAAAGTTTTGGAAGATAGACTAGCGCCTCAAACACTGTGTCATAATAGGCGCTGCCATCGCCAGGCACAATCTTTCCATCCCCAATTTCAATGATATTGTGAATAGCAAGGATAAATCCAAGGTCTTTATCCCAGGTCCCTTCATACTGTCCCTGAAGGATTTCGACTATGGATCTGTTAAGTTCCTCGCCAAATTTATTGGGCGGGACCCTTGCAGTATCCCTAATCTGTATAACTTTAAACATAATATGGCCACCTTAGAATATATGGTGAAATTGGTCCAAGTATATTTAAGTGTTTCTAAAAGCTTTTAACCTCTAAAATCTTAATTATTTCATGTTTTCTGCCACTCTCGTTGAAAATAGGGCCATAATCGATGACCAAGATGCAGTAAGTAAGGTCCACAGAAAAAGAGGATTTGGGGAGCTCATAGATAAAAAATTGTACCTGACAGTTGTCGAGGCACTGTACCTTTCAGAGAGGGGATTGATAAAAGTCATATCAGATAATAAAGAGATATCTTTCGAAGAGCTACTAAAGCTTGGGAGTAGTGAAGAGAATCTCTTTGGGAAGTATGTTGTCTTTAAAGACCTAAAAGAAAAGGGTTACCACGTAAAGACAGCATTCAAGTATGGGTGCGCTTTTCGTATTTATCGTGGATCAATAGAAGAGGAGCATGCAGATTATATAATAGATGTTTTCATGGAAGGGGAAAAGATAGATGCTAATATACTTGCTGCCCATGTTAGGATAGCCCATTCTGTGAAAAAAGATATGATTTTTGCTTTTGTTGATACAGACAATGATATTACATATTACCATGTTAAAAGGGTGACTTTCTAACCAAAAATTTTAAAACATAAACTCAAGAAAACTATTTAGGTGAATTATTTGAAGGTTATGAAGGAAAGGTGTCTTCTATGCACTTGTTGTGCATCTGTATGCCCTAACAATAGCATTGATATTACTGAAAATGAAGTTATCTTCAACGAAAATTGCACAGATTGTAAGATCTGTGTAAAATCATGTCCTGTGGGGGCGTTAGAATGAAGAACTACAAGTGCGATATTTTAATTGTTGGTGCGGGACCTGCAGGAAGTAACGCTGCAAGGTACGCAGCAAAGGGTGCCAATGTCCTCGTTATAGAAAAGAAAAAGGAGATTGGAGGGCCTGTCCAGTGTGCTGAGGGTATTTCCCAAGGACTCTTTGAAAAGCTTGAGATGAAACAGGACAGCAGGTATGTATCTACTAATATCGAGTTTGTCAAACTAATCGCTCCAAATGGAACTGAGATTAGGCTAGACGGTGAGAAGGTAAAATACTGGAAGAGCGGTATGGTTCTTGATAGGGAAGTTTTTGACAAAGCTATTGCAAAGGAAGCTGCAAGAAACGGCGCAGACTTTTTAATGAAGACACGATTTGTTTCAGCAAAAAGGAATTCTAAAGGTGTCACAGTACAAGCAAAACAGATGAACGAAGATATTCAAATTGATGCCAAAGTAATCATCGGTGCAGACGGTCCCCCTTCGATAGTTGCAAGATCATTAGGCATGGACACAACTGTTCCGTTAAGGTACCTTGAGTCTGGAATACAGTACCTTATGATGCCAATGGAAATTGAGCCTTGCATCGAGCTTTACTTTGGGGACTGTTATGCGCCTGGAGGGTATTCTTGGGTATTCCCGAAGGGAGAAGATCAAGCAAACGTAGGTCTTGGAGTCCTTCCAGTAAAGGCAGGACAAAAAACTGCACAATATTATTTGGACAAGTTTATCGAAAGACCCAGATTCAAAAAGGCAAAGATAGTGGAAGTTAATGCAGGTGCAATACCTGTCAACGGACCATTAAAAGAGCCTTATATGGACAACCTTTTACTTGCAGGAGATGCTGGAAGATTTGTAAATCCACTTACAGGCGGAGGAATTCACACAGCAATTATAACAGGAAAGCATGCAGGAGAACTTGCAGCTGAAGCAATCGCCAAAGAAGATTATACATCTAACTTCTTGAAAAAATACAATGACATGTGGAAGTCTGACATCTACGATGAACTTGATAAGTGCCTTAAGGCGCAGGAAGCATTCATGAATCTAAATGAAAAGGACTTAGATGCAATCGCTGAAACATTAAAAGATCTAAAGCTTGAAACAATTTCCACAATAAGCGTCCTAAAGGCAATAGTTGCAAAGAATCCTGGGCTTTTATTTAAACTTGGAAAGTTCCTGTAATTTTTTTATTAATTTTCTCTTTCTTTAATCAATAAATCTTCATTCTATAGCTTTTTTTGGTATTGTATACTTGCATGATTCTGCACCCATAGCGATACATTCTACTTCTTTGACTTCATACTCTTTTCCAGTAGCCCACTTCATCATGCTTCGCCAAAATCCAACAGGTGGCCAGCATAAACATTGAGTCGACTTATGATTCCCACAATAGAAGCAGTTCTGTATTTCTATATTAAAGGCATCATCAGTTTCAGTCATAATATGTGGCACTCCATAAAGGTTTTCACTTTCC is part of the Methanofastidiosum sp. genome and encodes:
- the sepF gene encoding cell division protein SepF; protein product: MRRLNKLFGRDDSQDYGEYDENYYPEEYYQDDEYAEDESWAEGEKSESPRAIREVESIPYEEEVLKRNDFMDYGVVYVKSLKLRGLGDIRDISKQLSEGHILIVDIGLLAEREPLELKRAVDQIKGILRGIGGDIAGISERKILIAPASVKIVRSHE
- a CDS encoding 30S ribosomal protein S27ae — its product is MPSMYTVEGDKVIKKNPYCPRCGPGTFMADHKDRFVCGKCAYTQSKKLEKK
- the rps24e gene encoding 30S ribosomal protein S24e, giving the protein MELTIVNERENPLFNRKELEVKVIHDGGTPKVSEVRDKLSALKSFKMDSFVVRSIETGYGKEESVAKIFVYSDTKTLMKVEQKHILKRNGLIVEKEEN
- a CDS encoding DUF359 domain-containing protein, encoding MALVLTEELRLKLKSPMGLLIEGDTESVIDKVLPLIQDKRVISVGDVISHNLIDHGFIPELVIVDGRNLRAEIDDCIECDNTVTVENPQSEITGELWVAIERFFKDRTKRFKKILVEGEEDLAVMPAVLHGDGDTVVLYGQPERGVVIIEVTENKKKEISGYLNEMEGDLWN
- a CDS encoding DNA-directed RNA polymerase, subunit E'' yields the protein MRVACQKCQRILNESMCPVCKDDKTTDNWSGIVVIIDPEKSKIAKTIGVNVPGAYALKVRG
- a CDS encoding DNA-directed RNA polymerase, with product MFKVIQIRDTARVPPNKFGEELNRSIVEILQGQYEGTWDKDLGFILAIHNIIEIGDGKIVPGDGSAYYDTVFEALVYLPKLYEVIEGEVEEVTEFGAFVRLGPIDGLVHVSQLTNDFINYDKKNNTLSGKESGRILKTGDKIRGRIVTLSLKRGSAKIGLTMRQPYLGKFEWIAEEKKEG
- the endA gene encoding tRNA-intron lyase, producing MFSATLVENRAIIDDQDAVSKVHRKRGFGELIDKKLYLTVVEALYLSERGLIKVISDNKEISFEELLKLGSSEENLFGKYVVFKDLKEKGYHVKTAFKYGCAFRIYRGSIEEEHADYIIDVFMEGEKIDANILAAHVRIAHSVKKDMIFAFVDTDNDITYYHVKRVTF
- a CDS encoding 4Fe-4S binding protein yields the protein MKERCLLCTCCASVCPNNSIDITENEVIFNENCTDCKICVKSCPVGALE
- a CDS encoding NAD(P)/FAD-dependent oxidoreductase, coding for MKNYKCDILIVGAGPAGSNAARYAAKGANVLVIEKKKEIGGPVQCAEGISQGLFEKLEMKQDSRYVSTNIEFVKLIAPNGTEIRLDGEKVKYWKSGMVLDREVFDKAIAKEAARNGADFLMKTRFVSAKRNSKGVTVQAKQMNEDIQIDAKVIIGADGPPSIVARSLGMDTTVPLRYLESGIQYLMMPMEIEPCIELYFGDCYAPGGYSWVFPKGEDQANVGLGVLPVKAGQKTAQYYLDKFIERPRFKKAKIVEVNAGAIPVNGPLKEPYMDNLLLAGDAGRFVNPLTGGGIHTAIITGKHAGELAAEAIAKEDYTSNFLKKYNDMWKSDIYDELDKCLKAQEAFMNLNEKDLDAIAETLKDLKLETISTISVLKAIVAKNPGLLFKLGKFL
- a CDS encoding 4-vinyl reductase, with protein sequence PPPDDDTPTLDMEKFKSAMGAVIDLFGEKAARPLLMRWGKLTFDYAVESKPTLFGLAGFATKFMNDEGKTRFILKKVLKESENLYGVPHIMTETDDAFNIEIQNCFYCGNHKSTQCLCWPPVGFWRSMMKWATGKEYEVKEVECIAMGAESCKYTIPKKAIE